A genomic region of Mus musculus strain C57BL/6J chromosome 7, GRCm38.p6 C57BL/6J contains the following coding sequences:
- the Olfr494 gene encoding olfactory receptor 494 — protein sequence MAFLQDGNHTAVTEFILLGLTDGPILRVILFTIILCIYLVTVSGNLSTILLIRVSSQLHHPMYFFLSHLASVDMGLSSSVTPNMLVNFLVKQNTISYIACSIQFGLAAFFGTVECFLLAAMAYDRFVAICNPLLYSTKISTESCIQLVVGSYIGGFLNASSFILSFFSFIFCGPNRINHFYCDLAPLVELSCSDVSVSVVVTSFSAGSVTVITVFVIAVSYSYILITILKMHSTEGRHKAFSTCTSHLTAVTLYYGTITFIYVMPKSSYSTDQNKVVSVFYMVVIPMLNPLIYSLRNNEIKGAIKRQLGKKMFC from the coding sequence ATGGCTTTCCTGCAGGATGGGAACCACACTGCAGTGACAGAGTTCATTTTACTGGGATTAACAGATGGCCCAATCCTCAGAGTCATCCTCTTTACCATCATCTTGTGCATCTACCTGGTGACTGTGTCTGGGAACCTCAGCACCATCCTTCTCATCAGAGTCTCTTCCCAGCTCCATCACCCCATGTACTTTTTTCTCAGTCACTTGGCTTCTGTTGACATGGGCCTTTCATCTTCTGTCACACCCAATATGCTTGTCAACTTCCTCGTAAAGCAAAATACCATCTCCTACATTGCATGTTCTATTCAGTTTGGCTTAGCTGCTTTCTTTGGGACAGttgaatgctttcttctggctGCCATGGCTTATGATCGCTTTGTAGCAATCTGCAACCCACTGCTTTATTCCACAAAAATATCTACAGAGTCCTGTATCCAGTTAGTCGTGGGATCTTATATAGGTGGCTTTCTTAATGCTTCTTCCTTCatcctttcattcttttcttttatcttctgtGGACCAAATAGGATCAATCACTTTTACTGTGATTTGGCTCCTTTGGTGGAACTCTCCTGTTCTGATGTGAGTGTCTCTGTAGTTGTTACCTCATTTTCTGCTGGTTCAGTCACTGTGATCACAGTGTTTGTCATAGCTGTCTCCTATTCTTATATTCTCATCACCATCCTGAAGATGCACTCCACTGAGGGCAGACACAAGGCCTTCTCTACCTgcacctcccacctcactgcaGTCACTCTTTATTATGGCACCATTACATTCATTTATGTGATGCCCAAGTCCAGCTACTCCACAGACCAGAATAAGGTGGTGTCTGTGTTCTACATGGTGGTCATCCCCATGTTGAACCCCCTCATCTACAGCCTCAGGAATAATGAGATTAAGGGTGCTATCAAGAGACAGCTTGGAAAGAAAATGTTCTGCTAA